The proteins below are encoded in one region of Cloacibacillus sp.:
- a CDS encoding FCD domain-containing protein: protein MNEKRRQIIEKLLEKINSGEVVTGDRLLPERQLAEAIGETRPVVREGLIALEAMGVLDIRDRQGIYLSSSEENEAKMMLHKVRGWPADMLSRVMEVRQIIEPLATAIAAVRRDDKDLAKMRECLRNLAELVDEPGEAAARESLIWNTTLHTVIVESAENAYLSRIYEGIHTVIEHSLSLMRIGTAPEKEGGPRSVYHDHLRLFERIEARDSAGAELCAEEHLRHSINAMVTLGQIVPASDLFGQKLIGQARLL, encoded by the coding sequence ATGAACGAAAAGAGACGGCAGATCATAGAGAAGCTGCTGGAAAAGATCAACAGCGGCGAAGTCGTCACGGGAGACAGGCTGCTGCCGGAGCGGCAGCTCGCGGAGGCGATCGGAGAGACGCGCCCCGTCGTCCGCGAGGGGCTTATCGCGCTGGAGGCGATGGGCGTGCTCGACATCCGCGACAGGCAGGGCATCTATCTCTCGTCAAGCGAGGAGAACGAGGCCAAGATGATGCTTCATAAGGTGCGCGGCTGGCCGGCAGACATGCTTTCGCGGGTGATGGAGGTGCGCCAGATCATCGAACCTCTGGCGACGGCGATCGCCGCCGTTCGGCGCGACGATAAGGACCTCGCGAAGATGCGCGAGTGCCTGCGCAACCTTGCCGAGCTTGTGGATGAGCCCGGAGAGGCCGCGGCGCGGGAGAGTCTTATCTGGAACACCACCCTTCACACCGTCATCGTGGAGTCGGCGGAGAATGCCTACCTCTCGCGTATCTACGAGGGGATACATACGGTTATTGAGCACAGCCTGTCGCTGATGCGGATCGGCACCGCTCCCGAGAAGGAGGGCGGTCCCCGCTCCGTCTACCATGATCACCTTAGATTATTTGAACGCATAGAGGCGCGGGACTCCGCGGGGGCCGAACTCTGCGCAGAGGAGCACCTTCGCCACTCCATCAACGCGATGGTGACTCTGGGGCAGATAGTGCCGGCTTCGGATCTCTTCGGGCAAAAGCTGATCGGGCAGGCGCGGCTTTTGTAG